A window of the Egibacter rhizosphaerae genome harbors these coding sequences:
- a CDS encoding FAD-dependent monooxygenase, with product MSAASDTPRTPVAIVGAGPVGLALALGLARHGIASTVVERNDTTSPHAKAPGIHVRTREVLARWGAAEPLVEAGVLLRHLTLHAAGSDRALLTADFGRLDDEADRPGLLVLEQSEVERGLLELVQQSGASEVRFGTEAVGLDHQADGVRLTLRDASGTSTLDAEYVVGCDGIGSFVREAVGLPFDGFTYSLGAMLADVALDDARDDSAWPRVRNSAGGLTAALRLRPGRWRLIRLHPGAVPLGDSDEARHVRDDEVAACVAETLGTGQVRVDWANRFQIQRRSARRFRVGRVLLAGDAAHVHSPAGGQGMNAGIQDAGNLAWKLAGALRGGDAHRLLDSYDVERRAVVVGSVSRYTDFVTRAMLQTPAPARAAGFAAAGAMLGVSGSARRALRRTAMLDLHYPASPLLDGAERAAGRRLPNPWLRSTDGELVRLHDRLPLGAALIAVGDTGSAHLALLAEHAPVDAVVAVGPSGYEESTGVLTRLLGASRGWILVRPDGHVAWARREPDGLVEAAAAALGWSDSGAAVGTGPGAGAGPQDAVARR from the coding sequence ATGTCCGCAGCCAGCGACACCCCACGTACTCCGGTCGCCATCGTGGGCGCCGGCCCGGTCGGGTTGGCGCTCGCACTGGGGCTGGCCCGCCACGGGATCGCGAGCACCGTCGTCGAGCGCAACGACACGACGAGTCCGCACGCCAAGGCGCCGGGCATCCACGTCCGCACGCGCGAGGTGCTCGCCCGGTGGGGCGCGGCGGAGCCGCTCGTCGAGGCGGGCGTGCTGCTGCGGCACCTCACGCTGCACGCCGCCGGATCCGACCGCGCGTTGCTGACGGCGGACTTCGGTCGGCTCGACGACGAGGCCGATCGGCCCGGCCTGCTCGTGCTCGAGCAGTCCGAGGTCGAGCGCGGGCTCCTGGAACTCGTCCAGCAGAGCGGGGCGAGCGAGGTCCGATTCGGCACGGAGGCCGTGGGGCTCGACCATCAGGCCGACGGCGTGCGGCTGACGCTGCGCGACGCGTCGGGAACCTCGACGCTGGACGCGGAGTACGTCGTCGGCTGTGACGGCATCGGCAGCTTCGTGCGCGAGGCCGTCGGTCTGCCGTTCGACGGGTTCACCTACTCGCTGGGCGCGATGCTGGCCGACGTCGCCCTCGACGACGCTCGCGACGATTCCGCGTGGCCGCGGGTGCGCAACAGCGCCGGTGGACTCACCGCTGCGCTGCGGCTGCGACCCGGCCGGTGGCGGCTGATCCGCCTCCACCCGGGGGCCGTGCCGCTCGGCGACTCCGACGAGGCGCGGCACGTGCGTGACGACGAGGTCGCGGCCTGCGTCGCCGAGACCCTCGGCACCGGCCAGGTGCGGGTGGACTGGGCCAATCGGTTCCAGATCCAGCGCCGGTCCGCCCGTCGGTTCCGGGTCGGTCGCGTGCTGCTCGCGGGCGACGCCGCGCACGTCCACAGCCCCGCCGGCGGGCAGGGCATGAACGCCGGCATCCAGGACGCGGGCAACCTCGCCTGGAAACTCGCCGGTGCCTTGCGGGGCGGCGATGCCCACCGACTGCTGGACAGCTACGACGTCGAGCGTCGCGCGGTGGTCGTCGGCAGCGTCTCCCGGTACACCGACTTCGTGACGCGAGCGATGCTGCAGACCCCGGCGCCCGCCCGGGCCGCGGGGTTCGCGGCGGCGGGTGCGATGCTCGGCGTGTCCGGATCGGCGCGGCGGGCGCTGCGACGCACCGCCATGCTCGACCTTCACTATCCCGCCTCCCCGTTGCTCGACGGTGCCGAGCGCGCGGCGGGTCGCCGCCTGCCGAACCCGTGGCTGCGGAGCACCGACGGTGAACTCGTCCGCCTGCACGACCGCCTGCCGCTGGGCGCCGCCCTGATCGCCGTGGGCGACACCGGCAGCGCGCACCTCGCGCTGCTCGCCGAGCACGCCCCAGTGGACGCCGTCGTCGCGGTCGGGCCCAGCGGGTACGAGGAGTCGACGGGAGTGCTCACGAGGCTGCTCGGGGCCTCCCGCGGCTGGATCCTCGTTCGGCCGGACGGCCACGTCGCCTGGGCCCGCCGCGAACCCGACGGGCTGGTGGAGGCGGCCGCCGCCGCACTCGGGTGGTCGGATTCGGGAGCCGCGGTGGGAACGGGCCCTGGGGCGGGAGCGGGTCCTCAGGACGCGGTGGCGCGCCGATAG